One window of the Chryseobacterium sp. CY350 genome contains the following:
- a CDS encoding T9SS type A sorting domain-containing protein, whose protein sequence is MKKILFTVLVSCFSVVYSQNLNFTDSKFKALILSSNSTNGIAKNLSGNSIAIDANGDGEIQTAEAQQVVILDVKMDETQKIDAATGEINFPYYFAHLPDNITDALLFTNVKELYISDTKNANISFINNNKITKLACMNRWYYDEASFNGNFYESYFFDVDFTIDNCPSILTMNDINAFYHPYFLGQTIFRIKNNPQFNGALVMNDILVSELYMENIDLTSIKIDDCRGLVKLSVPNITTLQTINITNTQNASFNQEINLIANNCTSLHEVILDGDYYDSYAVYITAINVNGCSSLKKLKGLNASNIDFSTAALANLEELDCAYYNRYLYTANSLGSVILGNVTSLNLTGLPKLKKLTAFNQPLNYANINVSPLLQEVNIVTSIQFLSNLDVSNLTALHTLKANNGAPEDSSIPINLQNINAQNCTALADLEIWGNYDLKTLNLQNCSSLQTLSISDNILYNYFTELNTLNLLQCSGLQELYIKYTKISSLDISDCTGLKKLDLIENNFLNQLNISNNVNLEELHIEKQPLIAQLNTLNNVNLKNVFFKECPLLTQLDFSTASHLESFSALDNLNLVSVNVHNNSIEQYVENYNHNPSLSVCVDDAQLASFNDFDINFTSDCTNLIKTIWNGTTWSNGVPTSAINAFIAGNYSTTTHPMFTAKNIIVNNGAVLEITSGNTINAADVTIKNGGNLIQRDGSTLNYTGDFSVKKYSKSDFDKYAFWSSPVALQDLNTIYGTGITPQFITEYNTATDNFVNAASTTSAFGKGYSIKTPSGSTGTLTFTGVPNNGTQTYNLATTGNRFNLVGNPYPSNLDLDSFYIANQGRISNTLYFWDNTSNSVTTQGGATSVNIGYATYNASTSAWVPAPNTNTAIPTGNIANIGQGFFVRALSAPSDTSLSFTNDMRTATSGTFFNKNNSSTEGKFWLKLNSSYNTNNTIAVAYLNSASDAFDQYDSKAIGMGSDAFYTMADAQKLVIQGKAGFDITDIVPVGTKHFQNANFTISLVQKEGIFNNGQAIYLHDKDSGTYTNLQNAEYSFTNNAGEFANRFEIVYKLDVLATAEATRNSFEVYREGDDFLVRNDKNIETVEVFDVAGRKVLKINSNAKLVRIKIDAKGVYFLKAVSAGKEYSKKIIK, encoded by the coding sequence ATGAAAAAAATTTTATTTACCGTTTTGGTAAGCTGCTTTTCTGTAGTTTACTCACAAAATCTGAATTTTACAGATTCTAAATTTAAAGCTTTAATTCTAAGCTCAAACTCCACAAATGGAATAGCAAAAAATCTCAGCGGAAATTCAATTGCGATTGACGCAAATGGTGATGGAGAGATTCAGACTGCGGAAGCGCAACAAGTTGTGATTCTTGATGTAAAAATGGACGAAACGCAAAAAATTGATGCCGCAACCGGAGAAATTAACTTTCCATATTATTTCGCTCATCTTCCTGACAACATCACTGATGCTTTGCTTTTTACGAATGTGAAAGAACTTTACATTTCAGACACAAAGAATGCAAATATAAGTTTTATAAATAATAACAAAATAACAAAACTAGCATGCATGAATCGCTGGTACTACGATGAAGCCTCTTTTAATGGAAATTTCTATGAATCATATTTCTTTGATGTAGATTTTACCATTGACAATTGTCCATCAATTCTGACGATGAATGATATTAATGCTTTTTATCATCCCTATTTTTTGGGACAGACTATTTTCAGAATCAAAAATAACCCACAGTTTAATGGGGCATTGGTGATGAATGATATATTAGTTTCTGAGCTGTACATGGAAAATATTGATTTGACATCAATTAAAATTGATGATTGCAGAGGTCTTGTAAAATTATCTGTTCCTAATATTACAACATTGCAAACGATTAATATTACCAATACACAAAATGCCAGCTTTAATCAAGAAATTAATCTGATCGCAAACAATTGTACGTCTTTGCATGAAGTTATTTTAGATGGTGACTATTATGACAGTTATGCCGTATACATTACTGCGATTAATGTCAATGGATGTTCTTCTCTAAAGAAACTAAAAGGTCTTAATGCTTCAAATATTGATTTCTCAACAGCAGCATTAGCGAATCTTGAAGAATTAGACTGTGCGTATTATAACAGATACCTTTACACAGCAAATTCTCTAGGAAGTGTAATATTAGGCAATGTAACATCGTTAAATCTTACAGGACTTCCTAAATTAAAAAAATTAACAGCCTTTAATCAGCCTCTCAACTATGCAAATATAAATGTTTCCCCACTTTTGCAAGAGGTAAATATTGTAACATCAATTCAGTTTTTAAGTAATTTAGATGTTAGTAATTTAACTGCACTGCATACACTAAAAGCGAATAATGGTGCTCCGGAGGATTCTAGTATACCTATAAATCTACAAAATATAAATGCCCAAAATTGTACAGCTCTTGCAGATTTAGAAATTTGGGGAAACTATGATTTAAAAACTTTGAATCTGCAAAATTGTTCAAGTCTCCAAACTTTGTCTATTAGTGATAACATACTTTACAATTATTTTACTGAGCTCAATACACTAAATCTCCTTCAATGTTCAGGTCTGCAGGAATTATATATCAAATACACAAAGATCAGTTCATTAGATATTTCTGATTGTACAGGATTAAAAAAACTTGATCTTATTGAAAATAATTTTCTCAATCAATTGAATATTTCTAATAATGTAAATTTAGAAGAACTTCATATAGAAAAACAACCTTTGATAGCACAGTTAAACACTTTAAATAATGTCAATTTAAAGAACGTATTTTTTAAAGAATGCCCATTATTAACACAACTGGATTTCTCAACCGCTTCACATTTAGAGAGTTTTTCTGCATTAGATAATTTAAACTTAGTTTCAGTTAATGTTCACAACAACTCCATAGAACAGTATGTTGAAAATTACAATCACAATCCCAGCTTATCAGTTTGTGTTGATGATGCACAGTTGGCAAGCTTTAATGATTTTGATATAAATTTCACCTCAGATTGCACAAACTTAATCAAAACTATATGGAATGGTACAACTTGGAGTAACGGAGTTCCTACGTCAGCTATCAATGCATTTATTGCCGGAAATTATTCTACAACAACACACCCTATGTTCACAGCAAAAAATATTATTGTGAATAATGGAGCTGTTTTAGAAATTACTTCAGGAAATACAATCAACGCTGCTGATGTAACCATAAAAAATGGTGGAAACCTTATCCAGAGAGATGGTTCTACATTAAATTATACAGGAGATTTCAGCGTTAAAAAGTACTCAAAAAGTGACTTTGATAAATACGCATTCTGGTCTTCACCAGTTGCTTTACAAGATCTTAATACAATCTACGGAACAGGGATTACCCCTCAATTTATTACGGAATATAACACTGCTACAGACAATTTCGTAAACGCAGCTTCTACAACTTCAGCTTTCGGTAAAGGATATTCTATTAAAACGCCTTCAGGTTCAACAGGAACTTTAACTTTTACAGGAGTTCCAAACAATGGTACTCAAACATATAATTTAGCAACGACAGGAAACAGATTTAATTTAGTGGGAAATCCTTATCCTTCAAATTTAGATTTAGATAGTTTTTATATAGCAAACCAGGGAAGAATTTCTAATACATTATATTTTTGGGATAACACGAGTAATTCTGTTACTACTCAAGGTGGTGCTACTTCTGTAAACATTGGGTATGCCACTTACAATGCTTCTACCTCGGCTTGGGTTCCTGCACCAAATACTAATACTGCTATTCCTACCGGAAATATTGCCAATATCGGACAAGGGTTCTTTGTAAGAGCATTATCGGCTCCTTCAGATACTTCTTTAAGTTTCACCAATGATATGAGAACAGCTACATCCGGAACTTTCTTTAATAAAAATAACTCTTCCACAGAAGGCAAATTTTGGTTAAAATTAAACTCTTCTTACAATACCAACAATACGATTGCGGTGGCTTATTTAAATTCGGCTTCAGATGCTTTTGATCAATATGATTCTAAAGCAATCGGAATGGGTTCTGATGCTTTTTATACAATGGCAGATGCTCAAAAGCTCGTAATTCAGGGAAAAGCTGGTTTTGACATCACTGACATCGTTCCCGTAGGAACAAAACATTTTCAAAACGCAAACTTTACAATTTCCTTAGTTCAGAAAGAAGGAATTTTTAATAACGGACAGGCGATTTATCTTCACGATAAAGATTCGGGAACGTACACCAATTTGCAGAATGCTGAATACAGCTTTACCAATAACGCAGGAGAATTTGCAAACAGATTTGAGATTGTTTACAAGCTAGACGTTCTTGCAACAGCAGAAGCTACTAGAAATTCTTTCGAAGTGTACAGGGAAGGCGATGATTTCTTAGTGAGAAATGATAAAAACATTGAAACAGTTGAAGTATTTGATGTAGCCGGACGAAAAGTCTTGAAGATAAATTCAAATGCGAAATTAGTACGCATTAAAATAGATGCAAAAGGTGTATATTTTCTAAAAGCGGTCTCAGCAGGAAAAGAATATTCTAAAAAAATAATAAAATAA
- a CDS encoding DUF72 domain-containing protein — translation MKFGQVEDPSQIDFTLPKDHPRTKEILKENKKGLENISIGCAKWNKTDLKGFYPKGTKDELTYYATQFNSIELNATFYSLPSAEQVLTWKVKTPADFKFFPKITNTVSHFRRLLNIDDVVTQFATAVLNFDEKLGMVFLQLHDNFKPKDYERLEQFVTKWPKEVPLAIELRNTEWFTDEDIFDKTCQLFEDNNITNIIVDTAGRRDMLHMRLTTPTAFIRYVGANHESDYDRLEDWLKHLTKWKKEGLQNLYFFVHQNLEKASPLLSAHLIEEMNKDWKTDIKIPKLAFETPPSLF, via the coding sequence ATGAAATTCGGACAAGTAGAAGATCCTTCGCAAATAGATTTTACGTTACCAAAAGATCATCCTAGAACTAAAGAAATTTTAAAGGAAAATAAAAAAGGTCTGGAAAATATTTCTATCGGATGTGCAAAATGGAACAAAACGGATTTGAAAGGTTTCTATCCGAAAGGAACGAAAGATGAGCTGACCTATTATGCCACACAGTTTAATTCAATCGAATTAAATGCTACATTTTACAGTCTGCCTTCCGCCGAACAGGTTTTGACGTGGAAAGTAAAAACACCTGCTGATTTTAAATTTTTCCCAAAAATCACCAACACAGTTTCACATTTCAGAAGACTTTTAAATATTGATGATGTGGTCACACAATTTGCGACGGCAGTATTGAATTTTGACGAAAAACTTGGAATGGTTTTCCTACAGCTTCACGATAATTTTAAGCCAAAAGACTACGAAAGACTGGAACAGTTTGTGACTAAATGGCCAAAAGAAGTTCCCCTCGCAATAGAACTCAGAAATACAGAATGGTTTACTGATGAGGATATTTTTGATAAAACCTGTCAGCTTTTTGAAGATAACAATATCACAAATATTATCGTAGATACTGCCGGAAGAAGAGACATGCTTCATATGAGACTTACAACGCCAACTGCTTTCATAAGATATGTAGGAGCAAATCATGAGAGCGATTATGATAGATTAGAAGATTGGCTGAAACATTTAACTAAATGGAAAAAAGAAGGTCTGCAAAATCTTTATTTCTTTGTTCACCAAAATCTTGAGAAAGCCTCACCTTTACTTTCTGCACATTTGATTGAGGAAATGAATAAAGACTGGAAAACAGATATTAAAATTCCGAAGTTAGCTTTTGAAACTCCACCGAGTTTGTTCTGA
- a CDS encoding HD domain-containing protein codes for MNNIIENTVQFVKEKLEGAEAGHDWFHIERVWKLSKKIAKTEHCNLEVVELSALLHDIADPKFHNGDESLALKISREFLESQKVSEEIIEQVLFIIQNISFKNRGEAPKDLPIELKIVQDADRIDAIGAIGIGRTFNFGGFKNNLMYHPDLKPQMNMSKEEYKKSNGTTINHFYEKLLLLKDLMNTREGKKIAGERHQFMLNFLDQFFAEWNVD; via the coding sequence ATGAACAACATCATAGAAAACACCGTACAATTTGTAAAAGAAAAACTGGAAGGCGCGGAAGCCGGACACGATTGGTTTCACATCGAAAGAGTATGGAAACTTTCAAAAAAAATCGCAAAAACCGAACACTGTAATCTTGAAGTTGTAGAACTTTCTGCCTTACTTCATGATATTGCTGATCCCAAATTTCACAATGGTGACGAATCTTTAGCTTTAAAAATTTCTCGAGAATTTCTGGAAAGTCAGAAAGTAAGTGAAGAGATTATAGAGCAGGTTTTGTTTATCATTCAAAATATTTCATTCAAAAATAGAGGAGAAGCGCCAAAAGATTTGCCTATCGAATTAAAAATCGTGCAAGATGCAGATCGTATTGATGCTATCGGCGCCATCGGAATTGGAAGGACTTTCAATTTTGGAGGTTTTAAAAATAATCTGATGTATCATCCGGATCTTAAACCCCAGATGAATATGTCAAAAGAAGAGTACAAAAAATCAAACGGAACGACTATTAACCATTTTTACGAAAAGCTTCTCCTGTTGAAAGATTTAATGAATACAAGAGAGGGAAAAAAAATAGCCGGGGAAAGACATCAGTTTATGCTGAATTTTTTGGATCAATTTTTTGCAGAATGGAATGTTGATTAA
- a CDS encoding alpha/beta hydrolase family protein yields MEKLILQTHDKIQIVAHVFKPEINNHKVLLINSATGVRQHVYFSFAQFFAEKGFTVITYDYRGIGLSKPQRMRNFDASMRMWGSEDYKVITQFIIDEFPDYQKFCLGHSVGALILGMNKDSKIFDKFIFVGTQNAFVGHLRWRTKVEALLGFGIAQPFFTELFGYFPAHWFGLGESLPKNCAYDWRTLILNPKSTNKLLFKTEDFSKDLKQKVFVIQAEDDAWLTDKGVKSLLNDTYPNLKPTYRLIKTSESEKGEIGHINFFRKYNMNLWEIVLNEVK; encoded by the coding sequence ATGGAAAAACTGATTCTCCAAACACATGATAAGATTCAGATTGTTGCACATGTTTTTAAACCTGAAATAAACAATCACAAGGTCTTGCTGATCAATTCTGCTACCGGTGTGAGACAGCATGTCTATTTTTCTTTCGCTCAGTTTTTTGCTGAAAAAGGATTTACCGTTATTACGTATGATTATCGCGGTATTGGTCTTTCAAAACCTCAGAGAATGAGAAACTTCGATGCATCGATGAGGATGTGGGGAAGTGAAGATTACAAAGTAATTACTCAATTTATAATTGATGAATTTCCGGATTATCAGAAATTTTGTCTCGGTCATTCGGTGGGCGCATTGATTTTAGGAATGAATAAAGATTCAAAAATATTCGACAAATTTATCTTTGTTGGCACTCAAAACGCTTTTGTCGGACATTTAAGATGGCGTACAAAAGTTGAAGCTTTACTCGGTTTCGGAATTGCCCAGCCTTTTTTCACAGAGCTATTCGGTTATTTTCCGGCACATTGGTTTGGATTGGGAGAAAGTCTGCCAAAAAATTGCGCTTATGACTGGAGAACGTTAATTTTGAACCCCAAATCTACCAACAAATTATTGTTTAAAACTGAAGACTTTTCAAAAGATTTAAAACAGAAAGTTTTTGTGATACAAGCTGAAGATGATGCTTGGTTAACGGATAAAGGAGTAAAATCTCTACTGAATGATACCTACCCGAATTTAAAACCAACCTACAGATTAATCAAAACTTCTGAATCTGAAAAAGGAGAAATAGGACACATCAATTTTTTCAGAAAATATAACATGAATCTTTGGGAAATTGTTCTAAATGAAGTGAAGTAA
- a CDS encoding ribokinase, with the protein MNFTSTQPKIVVVGSCSLDLILYTEKIPSSNETVMASSCDNYFGGKGANQAVGTARLGASVYFIGCVGFDPLGQQIMRNLVEEEVNVGYVTETDKDATGTAYVTSSDGEAAIVVVPAANNYLTTADVEEADRYIYGADMVLLQLEIPMNVVEYTVRKAKSYGKMVGLYASPGRPLTKEIIDSADFIVAKSSELEIIFGDDQREKVLKKYFNKVFIRDETNSTVYFDGTEMKYFRNEDESMVYKMGMGDAFTSGFAIALCHKNSIEECVKFGNEVSSKVSLGKGAQTALPRYSDYFK; encoded by the coding sequence ATGAATTTTACTTCGACACAGCCTAAAATAGTCGTTGTTGGCAGTTGCTCTCTGGATTTGATTTTATATACCGAGAAAATACCATCTTCTAACGAGACAGTGATGGCGAGTTCCTGTGATAATTATTTCGGTGGTAAAGGTGCAAATCAGGCAGTAGGAACGGCAAGATTGGGTGCAAGTGTTTATTTTATAGGATGCGTGGGATTTGATCCACTAGGTCAGCAAATCATGAGAAATCTGGTCGAAGAAGAAGTAAACGTAGGATACGTTACAGAGACTGATAAAGATGCAACCGGAACAGCATACGTCACAAGTTCTGATGGCGAAGCTGCTATTGTGGTAGTTCCTGCCGCTAATAATTATCTTACAACTGCAGACGTGGAGGAAGCAGACCGATATATTTACGGAGCGGATATGGTTCTTTTGCAGTTGGAAATTCCAATGAATGTTGTGGAATATACTGTCAGGAAAGCAAAAAGTTACGGGAAAATGGTAGGTTTGTATGCTTCTCCGGGAAGACCGCTTACGAAGGAAATAATTGATAGTGCAGATTTTATTGTTGCTAAAAGCAGCGAATTAGAGATTATCTTTGGTGACGATCAAAGAGAAAAAGTTCTAAAAAAATATTTTAATAAGGTTTTCATCCGCGACGAGACCAATTCTACAGTCTATTTTGATGGTACAGAGATGAAATATTTTAGAAATGAAGATGAAAGTATGGTATATAAAATGGGAATGGGCGATGCGTTCACATCTGGTTTCGCAATAGCGTTGTGCCATAAGAACTCAATCGAAGAATGCGTGAAGTTTGGAAATGAAGTCTCATCAAAGGTTTCTTTAGGAAAAGGTGCGCAGACAGCACTTCCTAGATATTCAGATTATTTTAAGTAA
- a CDS encoding DUF4241 domain-containing protein: MTHLENIKKLFSKNFVESPLLESFDVGKIYLSTGKLVACDPLITNDMQSFTDVFPKGDFAVLLHKERESNCVAYAEIVFNDSEITSWKLATTESQNIKDLAEGEVFGYPVESGMGCFMDVETQASLNELEQKLYRRKGDDFMGIYEEFFHEHFFDEKGAIDQYAFLKPSDELPGTIFGFETGYGEGFYASYIAYEQNDKPVKIVTEFIEILVN, encoded by the coding sequence ATGACACACCTAGAAAATATAAAAAAACTATTCTCAAAAAACTTTGTAGAAAGTCCGCTTCTTGAAAGTTTTGATGTGGGAAAAATATATCTTTCAACCGGAAAACTGGTTGCTTGTGATCCTTTGATTACAAATGATATGCAATCATTTACAGATGTTTTTCCGAAAGGCGATTTTGCAGTTTTACTTCATAAAGAAAGAGAAAGCAATTGCGTTGCTTATGCCGAAATCGTTTTCAACGATTCAGAAATTACATCGTGGAAATTAGCAACAACCGAAAGTCAGAATATCAAAGATTTAGCAGAAGGTGAAGTTTTTGGTTATCCTGTAGAAAGCGGAATGGGCTGTTTCATGGATGTTGAAACGCAGGCAAGTCTCAATGAACTCGAGCAGAAGCTTTACCGTAGAAAAGGAGACGATTTTATGGGGATTTACGAAGAGTTTTTCCATGAGCATTTTTTTGATGAGAAAGGAGCAATCGATCAATATGCATTTTTAAAGCCATCGGATGAGCTTCCCGGGACAATTTTTGGCTTCGAAACGGGTTATGGAGAAGGTTTTTACGCCAGTTATATTGCGTATGAGCAGAATGATAAACCTGTCAAAATCGTTACTGAATTTATAGAGATTTTAGTAAATTAA
- a CDS encoding valine--tRNA ligase, translating into MQISEKYNPQDTEQKWYNYWLENKYFHSEPNEKPPYTVVIPPPNVTGILHMGHMLNNTIQDVLVRRARMQGFNACWVPGTDHASIATEAKVVAKLKSEGINKSDITREEFLTHAWEWTDKYGGTILEQLKKLGCSCDWDRTRFTLEDKMSQQVIKSFVDLYNKGLIYRGYRMVNWDPEAKTNISDEEVIFKEQNGKLYYLKYKIEGTEEFLSVATTRPETIFGDTAVCINPNDERYAHLKGKNVIVPIVNRVVPIIEDEYVDIEFGTGALKITPAHDINDYEIGQKHNLQMIDSLDDDGNLNDHGLHYAGKNRFDVRKQIAKELDENDLLLKVEDYVNKVGTSERTGAVIEPKVSVQWFLKMSDIAKPALDVVMDDEVKFYPEKFKNTYKHWMDNIRDWNISRQLWWGQQIPAFYYGDGENDFVVAENIEDALILAKEKTNNHQLTTGNLKQDEDALDTWFSSWLWPMSVFDGLLDPDNKDINYYYPTSDLVTGPDIIFFWVARMIMAGLEFKGEVPFKNVYFTGIVRDKQRRKMSKQLGNSPDPLDLISQYGADGVRVGSLLSSAAGNDLLFDEDLMVQGRNFMTKIWNAFRLTQNWTKEDKPLIDSDHQAIGWFENQLNKSITEINDQFDKFRISDALHLIQKLVKDDFCGWYLEAIKPNYGEGISKEVYNQTIIFFEELMKLLHPFMPFLSEELWQLISERKPEEALVIAQQKKAEEFNEDIIKNFETAEEIISGVRNYRQTKGISPREAVEVYTNVANFENEAVVKKLASISEIHFNEKTDKPSFTFLVGSTEVSIPLSEKLDLEEEKKKTEEEVKYLKGFLISVDKKLSNEKFVANAKPEVVEVERKKQKDAQDKIAILEEKLKSL; encoded by the coding sequence ATGCAGATTTCAGAAAAATATAATCCACAAGATACAGAACAGAAATGGTACAACTACTGGCTGGAAAACAAATATTTCCACTCAGAACCTAATGAGAAGCCGCCTTATACGGTAGTCATTCCGCCGCCAAACGTTACAGGAATTCTTCACATGGGACATATGTTGAATAATACCATTCAAGATGTTTTGGTGCGTCGTGCAAGAATGCAGGGCTTTAATGCTTGTTGGGTGCCGGGAACGGATCATGCTTCAATCGCTACTGAAGCTAAAGTTGTTGCTAAACTAAAGTCTGAAGGAATTAATAAATCTGATATCACCCGTGAAGAATTTTTGACACATGCCTGGGAATGGACTGATAAATACGGAGGAACCATTCTTGAACAATTAAAGAAATTAGGTTGTTCTTGCGATTGGGACAGAACTCGTTTTACGTTAGAAGATAAAATGTCGCAGCAGGTTATCAAAAGTTTTGTTGATCTATATAATAAAGGACTTATTTATAGAGGTTACAGAATGGTGAACTGGGATCCGGAAGCAAAAACCAATATTTCTGATGAAGAAGTAATTTTTAAAGAACAAAACGGAAAATTATATTATTTAAAGTATAAAATTGAAGGTACAGAAGAATTTCTTTCGGTAGCGACTACGCGTCCTGAAACGATTTTTGGTGATACTGCAGTTTGTATCAATCCAAATGATGAGAGATATGCTCATTTGAAAGGTAAAAACGTTATTGTACCGATTGTAAACAGAGTAGTTCCGATTATTGAAGATGAATATGTTGATATTGAATTCGGAACAGGAGCTTTAAAAATCACTCCTGCTCACGACATCAATGATTACGAAATCGGACAAAAGCACAATCTACAAATGATTGATTCTTTAGATGATGACGGAAATCTGAATGATCATGGTTTACATTACGCCGGAAAAAACAGATTTGATGTAAGAAAGCAAATCGCTAAGGAATTAGACGAAAATGATCTTTTGTTGAAAGTAGAAGATTACGTAAATAAAGTAGGAACTTCTGAAAGGACAGGCGCAGTTATTGAACCTAAAGTTTCTGTCCAGTGGTTTTTAAAGATGTCTGATATCGCAAAACCTGCGTTAGACGTTGTAATGGATGATGAAGTGAAATTCTATCCTGAAAAATTTAAAAACACCTACAAACACTGGATGGACAACATCCGTGACTGGAATATTTCCCGTCAGCTTTGGTGGGGACAGCAGATTCCCGCATTCTATTATGGTGATGGTGAAAATGATTTCGTAGTTGCAGAAAACATCGAAGATGCATTAATTTTAGCTAAAGAAAAAACCAATAATCACCAATTAACAACGGGCAACCTAAAGCAAGATGAGGACGCTCTTGATACCTGGTTCTCTTCGTGGTTGTGGCCAATGTCGGTTTTTGACGGTTTGCTTGATCCTGATAATAAAGATATCAATTACTATTATCCGACTTCAGATTTGGTAACAGGTCCGGATATTATTTTCTTCTGGGTTGCCAGAATGATTATGGCGGGGTTAGAATTTAAAGGTGAAGTTCCTTTTAAAAATGTTTATTTTACTGGAATTGTAAGAGATAAACAGCGAAGAAAGATGTCTAAGCAATTGGGGAATTCACCAGATCCCTTAGATTTGATTTCTCAGTACGGTGCAGATGGAGTTCGTGTTGGAAGTTTACTGAGTTCGGCTGCCGGAAATGATTTGTTGTTTGACGAAGATTTAATGGTTCAGGGAAGAAATTTCATGACTAAAATCTGGAACGCTTTCCGTTTAACCCAAAACTGGACAAAAGAAGATAAACCATTGATTGACTCAGATCATCAGGCAATTGGATGGTTTGAAAATCAATTAAATAAATCAATTACAGAAATCAATGATCAGTTTGATAAATTCAGAATTTCTGATGCCTTGCATTTGATTCAAAAATTGGTGAAAGACGATTTCTGCGGATGGTATCTTGAAGCAATTAAACCAAATTACGGAGAAGGAATTTCTAAAGAAGTTTATAATCAGACGATTATTTTCTTTGAAGAATTAATGAAACTTCTGCATCCTTTTATGCCATTCTTGTCAGAAGAATTATGGCAGTTGATTTCAGAAAGAAAACCTGAAGAAGCTTTGGTAATCGCTCAGCAAAAGAAAGCAGAAGAATTTAATGAAGATATCATTAAAAACTTTGAAACTGCAGAAGAAATCATTTCAGGAGTAAGAAATTACCGTCAGACAAAAGGAATTTCACCAAGAGAAGCGGTTGAAGTTTATACAAACGTTGCCAATTTTGAAAACGAAGCAGTTGTTAAAAAACTAGCAAGTATTTCTGAAATTCATTTTAATGAAAAAACAGATAAACCGAGTTTCACGTTCCTGGTTGGATCGACTGAAGTTTCAATTCCTTTAAGTGAAAAATTAGATTTAGAAGAAGAAAAAAAGAAGACAGAAGAGGAAGTAAAATATCTTAAAGGATTTCTAATTTCTGTTGATAAAAAGCTTTCCAACGAAAAATTCGTTGCCAACGCAAAACCTGAAGTGGTAGAAGTGGAACGTAAGAAACAAAAAGACGCGCAGGATAAGATTGCGATTCTTGAAGAAAAGCTGAAAAGTTTGTAA